In Euwallacea fornicatus isolate EFF26 chromosome 19, ASM4011564v1, whole genome shotgun sequence, the sequence TTTCCTGGTTAAGATATCAACATATCAACAATTTGgtgaattaattttcaagctttaaaaGGTATAAAAAGGTTATAATCAAGTGTCAGGGCTTTGCCTCAACCAAATAAGACAGCTTTAAATATAATACCAATTAAACATTCCAGTCATGTCCATATGCTGAGAGGAAGTAGTGATTTAGTACAAGAACCTCAGACAGGAAATGGCTGTGCTGCTGGCCTAAGCTTAAAAAAGAGGCAAATGCTGTGCAGTGGGGAGTGATTTGATGAAATTGTTTCAAATCTCAAGAACGTTTTTCAGCAGGATAAaagcaattaataatttttgtttgtttataggCTGATGGTCTACATATTATTCTCAATATTCTCTAATCAGCAAGAATGAATaggtaattaaaacttttctgtTTAGGAGAATTTTAACTGCTTTAACTGAGGGcatggaataaaaaaaactagtgatgaaaacaaaataaaataaggaaaaaagcaaaagttTCCAGTTTGTATTAACTGGGGAGGAGAGCGCTTTCCATAGCCCAAAACACGataaattagaataaattCTGTACTCACCGAcgccatattttttacttttagttGGTGTCCACATTTTTCTAGCTTTGGCaagaaaaatcacattttattttacaagaaaattgggaaaaacaCTGGAATCGATTGAATTTACGATCTTTAATCTGCGGCCATTGTTTTGAACGTCACTGTCACTGTTAACGGGGTGTCGGAAAAGTCTCTCAGAGGGCGCGGATCTGAAAGTCGAAATTTTGATAAGAATGAGGACGGTTGTTCATATTCAGAATTAAAACCAATCCTGAACATTAATATTTACTGAGAAATTATATATCAAagtcaaattttataatttttttaaattattaaaataaattattcctaAATATTCTCATTTTAGAGTGAAGGAGGAGAAGCACAAAaatcatacaaaaaaatatcgattgaATGTCTACAAAGATTACATCAGTATTTGTCAATCAATGATACTTTGcactttcttaattttttaacatgacaagcAATGCCGATCTAACCTCAAATTATGACTCTCAGTTTCCCTCTTTtgagtccaaatttaaaatcaattttcaatgaattgggataattttaacttatttttctaACTAAAAATCCCAAAAACTTGCTTGACTTTACTTATTGAGAGTATGTTCGTTATACATCGTTGCCTAAAATGCCTAAAAAACTGCCACAGACCTCTGACTCGAGATATATCAGTTTCACCCCCCAAATTGAGCCCCATTCGTACCTTCCACACGCTAGTTTTTGGTAAATACTTGTTGCACACTAATATTATAAGTTCCGGTGTTCTTATGTGGCTGGGCGACCTCTGCCAGCAAGAAATTGAGTACAGGCAAAGAAAAATCTTGAAACGCTATGATTATGGTCGAATGAGTAAAATTCTGTTGATTGGCTTCTTGTGCCAGCCTTTAACAGCGCTATTTTAGCTAGAATGTTCCTTGTGGGATTGGGCCTAGGCCCCATACACCACTATTACTATTTGTACATAGCAAAAATTATGCCTAAAAGGGATCTATCAACAGTATTGATTAAAATTGGATTGGACCAATTCTTTATGTCCCCAGTGTGCATTGCTGCATTCTTTTATAGTATGGGAATGATGGAGATGAAGCGTTTGGAGCAGATGAATGATGAAGTTCTAGCTAAGTTTGTAGATGTTTATGTTGTAAGTTTTGGcataagttatattaaaattaaaagttgttttaacGGGAATTATTGTGTTCTAGGTAGATTGGTGTGTGTGGGTGCCCACTCAGTTTATCAATTTCTACTTTGTACCTGTGAAATACCaagttttttacattaatgCAGTAACAATGCTTTACAATGTGTTTTTGTCCTATATTAAGCATGTTGATGCGGAACATTTCCTTCAAGAAGAGGGTCTGCATGAGAAGCTCTCCATGAGTATATTACAGACCAGTGAAGGTAAGACATTATAATTGACTTGGCTGTCGGTATTAAACCAATAAATTATGccttaagtattttttttatgtaatgcTGAATGTACTTCTATTAgtattttacatataaatatatgtttttgttgagaattgaaattacttttattggATACATGATTACTATCTGTATATACACATATTCTTTATATAAAAGTTGGAACATCTATGTaggagaaaaataataaatttgttttatttggcGATAATCTGCGATTAAACTAAGTGGCGCCAACCCCTATCCAGATATATAAAACGGCTTTCAAGAGGGGTTATTGCTACCCCTTTCATGAATAATAAccgcatttaaaaaagaacacaaaatcaatttttgccgACTGCCGAGCGAGAAGGAAACAGGTGGTAAGGCACCCCTCTAGCACAGAGAGAAAATGAGGGACCGCAACACCGCCACAAGAAACCAGCCAGCGGCGGCGATGCTTTCTTGTTCACATTCACTCTGTTTCAGTAGCGATTCGCCTTACTAAGCAAGAGTAGTTTTCCTGCTTCGATcttttgtttataaacaaatcGAAGACTGCTTTATGGGCGTTCGCATCGTGCTGCTTGTATTGTTTTAACGGCATCGACtgtgatttgtttttgttgaaaaaagaCGATGATAGAGGGCAGCCCCTTTATCGCGCGCCTGCAGTGATAACGCTCGGACTTTGACTTTGCCTCAATCACATGTTTTGAACTTTTATTCGTTGGATCTCACGGTATGTATTAATACCAGCcaatgcaaaattattattgagcCGATTCGGAGTATTGTTATTTAACGTCTCTGTTTCTGTTTATTGTTAAGCTTCTGATAATCACAGGCATTAAGCGTGATATTGCTTTAGGTCGGCAGCAGCAGATATCGAATATCGGAAAGAAATAGATTTCAGTTTTAGAGTTTACGTAATCGCAACAACAACACCAATTTTTGGCAGTTTTTAAAGACGGTGATGCGCGAAAAGCATCACGCAAATCCGAGCGTCCTTGTCCCAATGTGtagcttttttatttattagtatTCAACCGGGCAACTTTTGATTCGGATTGCTTTGAAACCGGTTAGCCAGTTCCTAATAGTTACATTTACCCATGGTATTTTGTCACACGGTGGATCATGTGCCTATTTTGCTGCTGCTGCAAGAAAAAACGAGATAAGGATGGAAACGACAATTCCGACGCTAAGAACAGAGAGGTTCATatctatttttgtattttttatgtctgACTTGACCACACTACATAGAATGGAAAGTAGAAAACTACTGAAATTACATAGGCAAAACGCGCACCTTAACGACCTGTTGGATTTATTTCCTGGTCGCAAGAACTGTCCTTACCATGTAATTACAGCCATTGTATCCGATTTTATTATGCTCCTGTCTATGTTAGCAGAGAAATATGATTCTTTCAACAAGTACCTGTTTAAGTGTTAAATTATGTAGGTTCCATTACGGGATTTCAAACTTGCCTATATTTATTCTAGGGAAGTAGGTTTATTGCATGCttgattgtaataaaaaatccattaattTTACCACTGGCAGATATCAGTCAGCAAAGTTGGTGGCATGTTTGCACAGGAGTCGAGCATTCAAGTAGAAATGAAAAGGTTATTTTAAGCAACACCGAAACACCTGTTTCTACTTGTTGGCTTCTTCAGGCCGTTGTTCATTACAGTAGGTCCACCCACGTCATGTTGCGTGTATCTGAAGACAtgttttcctttcatttcATTTGGAAATAATGCCTTACACAGGTAGAACGGCCGTGAAATTGcacaatattttccattcaatCAAAGTAGGCACAGAGACATGCGGTGCATGTCCGAagaaatacagggtattttaaaattgcatggcACTTTTTCACGTAGATATTCTCTAGCGCAAGATGAAGAAAAACGTGCATGTAAATATCTGTCCGATCTCGATCGGTAGCGTAATTTCGGAGTGTTAAAAGTTACGAAAAAATTGggtttttattatattgtgCTTGATTCACTGTCACTagagcttttaaattttatatgctGATTAGGCAATAGACGCTACTTAATAAGAAAGTAAATTGCCCCCAACTATTTCACACGATAGTGTATTTTCTGAGGTCACGGTCCGTAAAATCCTTTAGAGAAATTTCCGCGTACGCCATTGAGGAATTTTAATAGTTTCCCCAAGTTCTTCGAGCTATTACCAAATATTATATCTCTTGATTTTTGTTCGAATCCTATTGAGCTTTCTTACAAATTCGTTCATTTATAAATTCAGTCAATTCTGCGGACCATAAGGTTTGACTTCACACCTGAAATTAGAGAGAATGGCTTTTTTCACAAAAGACTGAGGAgctttcttttcatttttcccaGGCCACATGTGGGTATATTTTCGAACATGCACAATTTCGACGTTTCtactttgatttattttctgatgAATTCGATAAATACATACGCAGCTCTTTCGCGGACTTGTCACTGTCACTTTTCGCATACTGCCATATGTACTTCCTAAGAGTTCTGCGTACAGAGCGCATGCTCGTGGGGCCGTCATAGATTACGTAATAGAAACAACCGGCCGATGGTTTAATCAGATCGGGGTGCGTCCTCACATTAGTGCTGTCAGTCGACTCTTTTCATCGTCCTTTTCCGAAGTGCTGAAACTGTCGGTTGATTCGTAGCTGGCCCTTAAATAGACCACCCTCTATACGCATTAGGATTCTACGGAGTATTTCTGGATGAAAGAACTATAGGTCGAGGGTAGATAGACGGTCTAAAATGCAGCTAAATGCGGTCAGAATTGGGGCTCTTCGTCGAGACACaggcattttaataaatttcgtctAAAACCAGACTTTTTAAACTCTAAACCTGCCATTTCTCCACTTCCAGCCTCGTAAACCACAAACAcgagcacatttttaaagtccACGTAAAATTTCCTATAAGACGTATAGAATAGTTTTTGTTGGCAAATGTGCGCTTTCGAGCCCAACGTAGCCGACTGGAGAATAGAAAAATCCGAAACTGCATATTTCTTGGTATTACTCGATGGTAGCTCGTGCAATGAACTTTCCTGATGGCTCTTTGGGGTTTTCATTAAAGTTGCTCTATTTAATATACCCTAAATGATATACTCACTTTGAAGAATTAACAATCTTTCCCCCGAAAATTCTGCTTtaaacagttaaaaataacaaacacaAAACATAAAAGTGGGCTTATTCTTTAATAGCATAAAAAATAGAGCAACTTTGATGAAATCCCCCAACGAGGTAGCTGTAAAAGTCATTGCGCGAGCTACCATTGAGTAATACCAAGAAATATGGATTTTCAGATATTCTTTTTCTCTATTCGGCTACGTTGGGCTCAAAAAGGCACATTTACCAACGAACATTTTTCGACATGTCTTATAGGAAATTTCACgcggattttaaaaattcagccGTTTTTGTGTTTTACGGGGTAGGAAGCGGAGAAATAGCAcgtttaaataagaaaaaatctggtttcccacgaaatttattaaaatgcttTCATCTCAAAAAGGAGTCAGGCCAAGGCCCTCATTTTGGCTGCTTTTCAGTATATTTTAGATGTCTATCCACCCTCAGTATGTGGCCGTAGCTTCGTAAAATCCCtgtgtgaaaatttctataTTGTCTTTCCTATCTTTGTCAATAAAGTAGTCATCTTGGGCAATAATTGCGCAACGCAAGCCAGTTGGTTGTCAAGAAAATTGTCAGTTTGTTCGCTTCTGCAAAAAGCTTTTAGGTAACTAATAGCTGGCATTGGGCAGTTTGTAAGCAGGTTGCGGTTCAATATGTCTATGTAGGTACACACTTAACTAACAATACTTAGCAAAACCAAAGGTTAATGACTTGCCTCAAGACACAGTCTCATCTCTGGTGGTTAATTACGTATGGGTGTTGCAAATATCATCATTAAGTTCACTAACCATCCCACATGTCATCGACCGTTAAGTTTACTATGTATTGTGTTTATATAATGATTTATACATCAACTTTTCGTGGAGCAGATGGCGTCAATTCTGTAGATATTCGATAcctatcaaaatatttcaaaccgTCATTGTATCTCATTGCTGGCAACAACCAGGCCGGAGATCCTAATGATCATTTGCATTGTTTTTGCTCGTTCCAAGTGACCTTTTTTCCGcgttttcgttaaatttaaaatgattaat encodes:
- the LOC136345422 gene encoding mpv17-like protein 2, with amino-acid sequence MFVIHRCLKCLKNCHRPLTRDISVSPPKLSPIRTFHTLVFGKYLLHTNIISSGVLMWLGDLCQQEIEYRQRKILKRYDYGRMTRMFLVGLGLGPIHHYYYLYIAKIMPKRDLSTVLIKIGLDQFFMSPVCIAAFFYSMGMMEMKRLEQMNDEVLAKFVDVYVVDWCVWVPTQFINFYFVPVKYQVFYINAVTMLYNVFLSYIKHVDAEHFLQEEGLHEKLSMSILQTSEGKTL